Genomic segment of Thiomonas sp. FB-Cd:
AACGATGCCGTGCAGATCGTGGGTGCCCAGCCGGAGGAAGGCTCGCGCATACCGGGAATCCGCAAATGGCCACAAGAATATCTGCCGAAGATTTATGAACCCCAGCGCGTCGACCGGATTGAGTATGTCAGCCAGGCTGCTGCCGAGAATATGGCTCGCAGACTCGCTCGCGAGGAGGGGCTGTTCGGCGGCATCAGCGCAGCGGGCGCTTGCGAGGTGGCGCTACGCATTGCTCGTGAAGTGGACAACGCGACCATCGTATTCATTGTCTGCGACCGGGGCGACCGCTATCTGAGTACCGGCGTGTTTCCGGCCTGAGGGAAGCCCGCCAAGTGTGGTGCCTGCGACTGATTCGCAGGGAATAAGGGCGAAGCGAAGCGCGCGCGGCGCAACCCGGGAGTGTGCGCTTTGCTCTTGTTGCGTGGCACACCTGCCGATCCAGGGAATGCCGACGGTCTTTCACAAGCGTGGCCCGCCATTTGTGTGCCTCGGATTTCATGCCGGAAGATCAAGGCCGCGTTCGTGCGCTCATGGGTATGGCCAGCGAGCGAGGCAAAGTCCGTCACGGCGCGAGCAGGGCCACGCGTGGGTAGCCATTTCCTCCTGGGTGTGCCGTTGGATTGAGCAATTCCACCGCGCATCCCGCGATACAGCGCGCAAGCGCTTAGTCGCGGGAGCATTCACCTTTTACAATTGTCAATGGAACGAGACACTTACGAAGGATTCCCATGAGCAACGGCGCGGCGGTGGACAAGGTGGACGTGGAGGTCGACGCGCGTGGCTTAAATTGCCCATTGCCCATACTGAAGGCGAAGAAGGCGTTGGCTGGCATGCAAAGCGGCCAGTTGCTTCGCGTGCTGGCCACCGACCCCGGGTCGGTGCGAGACTTCCAAGCCTTCGCGAAGCAAACGGGTAACGAACTCGTGGAGCAGAGCCAGGGGCCTGGAACCTTTGCTCACGTAATGCGTCGACGGTAAGCAGCGGCCTGGCCGCCTTAGGCGCTCGGCACGACGTCGCTAAAGTTCAGACACACAAATTCAAGCCTTTGAGAAAGGCGGCGAAGGCCGGGCCGG
This window contains:
- a CDS encoding sulfurtransferase TusA family protein; protein product: MSNGAAVDKVDVEVDARGLNCPLPILKAKKALAGMQSGQLLRVLATDPGSVRDFQAFAKQTGNELVEQSQGPGTFAHVMRRR